The DNA sequence GCGGCTACTCAGGATTTTTCTATAAAGAAGTCAAGCGAGGATTCTTATGGTGGATTTTTTGATAAGTACGATTTAGAGATACAGTTGTTTAGAGCTGATGATATAATGGAACCATCAAAATACATTGTAAATCAGATTATCAAGGCCGGGACAAATGCTAACTTAGAATTACAAAATTAAAGAGGGGGAATAATGAAACTTCTAAAGAAAATTCTAATGTCGTCTCTATGTGCAATGATGATAATAGGCACAAGTATGACAGTACATGCAGGTGTTATAGGTAAAAGCTCATCAGCATATCCAAAGGTAGTTATGGGATCTACTACAGATGCCAACACATATCTGAATGGAGCAGAAATACATATGCTGACTTCAGCTACAAAAAGTCAGATGATGAGCTTTGTTATAAAGACAAAGAATGGCAAGATAATAGTGGTAGACGGTGGTCTTCCAGAAGATGAGCCACATTTGGTAGAAACTATAAAAAGCTTCGGAAATGAAGTAAGTGCATGGATTTTGTCTCACCCTCATAGTGATCATGGCGGTGCCTTTACAAAGCTTGCAGAGAATGGTTTTGAAGGACTACAGATAGATGCATTCTACTACAATATAAGAGAACAGGCTTGGTATGACAAGTATGAAAGCTATAGAGCAGAGATGGTAAATACTATTAGAAACTCAATAGCAAAATTACCGGCGGGTGTATCTCATATGACAAGTAAGGGTGAAGTTTATTATGTAGACGGAGTTGCTATACATGTAATCAATGATCCTTATTGGATAGAATCAAATTCTATCAACAATTCATCCGTAGTGTTCAGATTAGACTTTGACAATGGTACCAGAGTATTATTCTTAGGAGATATGGGACCTGCAGCAGGTGAGAGACTTAAGGCGGATGTACCTGCTTCAGAGTTAAAGGCTGATATCGTACAGATGGCTCATCACGGTCAGTACGGTGTAAACAAGGATGTATATGAGCTCATCGCACCTAAGGTAGCTATGTGGAATGCTCCTGAGTGGCTTTGGGACAATGACGGAGGTTCAGGTTACAATACCGGAAATTATAAGACTCTTGAGGTTAGATCCTGGATGGAAGAGTTGGGAACAAAGAAGAACTTTGTTATAAAGGACGGAGACCAGACCATCAAATAATTTAATACCAAAAAATGATGAACCGGTACAGGTGTTGTGGATTCAATACTTGTACCGGTTTTTGTTTTAATGATAAATAATATAGTGAATTTATGAAAATTGATAGTATAATAATGACTGTGTAGTATAATCTTTTTGAACTATATGTTTTGAGGGAGGTAAAAGTAGTGGATCTATTTGAATATATTAAGGATAACAATGAGATAAATAAATTACTTATGCAAGAGTGTGATATTTGTTTTTACAAGCAAACCAAGGATGTTGAGTTTTTAGAAAATAATGAAATTTATTCTATGAAATGTAAGGCCTTTGCACGTGACGCAAGTGGTGGAGAATATGTATTCCTAGATGATGAAAGTATAGGGTTTATCGGCAGTGAGGGAGAAGTAGGAAGAATTGCAGAAAGTTTAGAGGAATTATTGAACTTTTTAATTTCCGGAGGAAGTATTTTTGATTTTAATTGTAAGCAGATTTATCAAAATGAAAGCTTGCTGAAAGCTTTTTGTACAGGCTATATTTCAAAGGTGAGAGAAGAATATCACAGAAAAGATATGGACCTGGACAATATCAGAGGTAATATTGCAAATGTACTCTCTCTATGTTTTGATCCTGATAAACTGCCTGATATGGCAATGAGCTTTTATAAGGCTGCTTTAAGAGAGCCGGCTTTTACTTGTAAATATATGGATGGTGAAGATGAATATATTTGTGATTCCATACTTTCAGATAATATAGGTTTGTGGATAACAGAGCTTACAGGTATGACAAAAGAAGAAA is a window from the Lachnoanaerobaculum umeaense genome containing:
- a CDS encoding ComEC/Rec2 family competence protein, whose protein sequence is MKLLKKILMSSLCAMMIIGTSMTVHAGVIGKSSSAYPKVVMGSTTDANTYLNGAEIHMLTSATKSQMMSFVIKTKNGKIIVVDGGLPEDEPHLVETIKSFGNEVSAWILSHPHSDHGGAFTKLAENGFEGLQIDAFYYNIREQAWYDKYESYRAEMVNTIRNSIAKLPAGVSHMTSKGEVYYVDGVAIHVINDPYWIESNSINNSSVVFRLDFDNGTRVLFLGDMGPAAGERLKADVPASELKADIVQMAHHGQYGVNKDVYELIAPKVAMWNAPEWLWDNDGGSGYNTGNYKTLEVRSWMEELGTKKNFVIKDGDQTIK